TCTTGTGGAACTGTAAGATGGTTCTTCCtttgttttgattgtttttctTCCATTTGGGAACTGCTTCAGGAGTAGAGTTTCATCAATCCGCCAACTTTCCAGCAACTTTGCTCAGTTTAATAACCTGAATGCTGTTCCTCGCCAGAGAAAGCCTTTGACCATAAAGGTACGACTAATGAAAGATTGTTAGAGAAACACTCCTACTCCTTGTTTTTTACTCTCtatctgtttttttcttatgtctACATTCTCTAGGATGCTCAAGCGTTAAACGCGTGGCGGTTTACGAAGCTAAAAGAGCACAGAGACAGAAACATTGAGGTGGAGAATGAAGCTTTTGATCGGTACATGAGTAATGTGAACTTGCTCGAAGAAGCCTTTTCACTGGCATCTGTTTCTGAAGAGGAAACATCAGCTTCTGAGAGTAGTAACAACGAGGAAAGAACTGTTTCTGAGCTTAAACTGAGGCTGAGATCAAATTCCGCGAGAGCAGAGGGCTTCAAGAAACGCATCACGGAGACTGTCAAAGCTGGTTTGTTGAAGGTTCAGAAACCGGGTGGTAAATCAGATGATCAAGATGACATCAAAAGAAGGATCAAAAGACGTCGTTTAGAAGAGAGAACCTCAGCTTTGAATGAAATAATCGACAAACTGAACAAAGCAAGGACCGAAGAGGATCTCAAATCTTGCGTAGAGATCCAATCAAAGCTATGTGGTAATGTTTCTTCAAGCTCACCATCCGACAAGAACAGGATTTTCCCGGCTTCTGTACATAAAGTTGAGATCAGTGAAGAAGCATTTCAGAAAATGGGCGAGCAGCTTCAGTCTTTTGACCAAGTTGAAACTTTATGAAGTCAAAAAGTATACAGTAAGAATGGGGAAAGCTTGTTGATTGTACCTCATTGATCTTTGATTGCATGTTGCTTcagattttaaatttctcaTTCGATTGCTAATATGTTCCCAAACCATTTTGTTAGGTTGAAAAATCATTCACAAATGAAAAGATTTCgtagtttttttctctctatatatataaataaagtttttgGATTATTGCATTTGAGACTGTTAGAGAATCTTTAACAAATATTCTCAAAATGGCTGATCTTCTGGAGAGTGGTTACTCTGACAAGAAGTTAAGGCTTAAGGCtttattagattttgatccgctaAGCGCGGGATTTTTTCagtttaaaaatctaaattggaaatattataagtttcatattttatatttttatttatatgtggGTTGACTACtatttagtttcttaattatataatattattttaattatattcaaCTTGTGAATTAAT
The Raphanus sativus cultivar WK10039 chromosome 1, ASM80110v3, whole genome shotgun sequence DNA segment above includes these coding regions:
- the LOC108840660 gene encoding uncharacterized protein LOC108840660; translated protein: MATSSPSLSNNGFSAAATPPKTLRGLNKPKCIQCGNVARSRCPFQSCKGCCSRAENPCPIHVLKGVVTSAEKTAPSTPSSEQKASEGTPGSRVSSIRQLSSNFAQFNNLNAVPRQRKPLTIKDAQALNAWRFTKLKEHRDRNIEVENEAFDRYMSNVNLLEEAFSLASVSEEETSASESSNNEERTVSELKLRLRSNSARAEGFKKRITETVKAGLLKVQKPGGKSDDQDDIKRRIKRRRLEERTSALNEIIDKLNKARTEEDLKSCVEIQSKLCGNVSSSSPSDKNRIFPASVHKVEISEEAFQKMGEQLQSFDQVETL